Proteins encoded by one window of Erythrobacter sp.:
- a CDS encoding M20/M25/M40 family metallo-hydrolase, translating into MLKFLPAAALATTVLSSPILAQETPVSQERLQADVETMVGFGTRHTLSSQTDPERGIGAALAWGRGEFDEASAACGGCLETRFIEGTVTGRRIPEPVLIRNALAIQWGSERPNEVVIIQGHIDSRGSDVMDAQVEAPGANDNASGSALVLEAARVLSERQFPTTIVYALLSGEEQGLYGGRLLAEYAREQGWTVKAVLNNDIVGGSCGSDGVCDAAHVRVFSEGTRADADDATRARMRSMGGGNDSPSRNLSRWVDSLAENGAEELDVRQVWRSDRMGRGGDHIPFLEAGFPAIRFSVAIEDYEHQHQDLRVENGVTYGDTADEMDFAYLASVTRLNIAAADALARAPMPPVVQMDGVVRADVLLEWLPVEGAASYNVWRRATDARDWTLRDTLVSDPGADLNSLTLSPDRGDDWIFGVSAVAADGAESPVASAVPGGDFYPLPVDSAE; encoded by the coding sequence ATGCTGAAATTCCTCCCCGCTGCCGCTCTGGCCACCACCGTCCTGTCCTCACCGATTCTCGCGCAGGAGACGCCCGTTTCGCAGGAACGCCTGCAAGCCGATGTCGAAACGATGGTCGGCTTCGGTACTCGCCATACGCTGTCCAGCCAGACCGATCCGGAACGCGGCATCGGTGCGGCGCTGGCTTGGGGGAGGGGCGAATTCGACGAGGCCAGTGCAGCCTGCGGCGGCTGTCTTGAGACACGGTTCATTGAGGGCACTGTTACGGGGCGGCGAATTCCCGAGCCGGTGCTGATCCGCAATGCGCTGGCAATCCAGTGGGGCAGCGAGCGGCCGAATGAAGTGGTCATCATCCAGGGCCATATAGACAGTCGCGGGTCTGACGTCATGGACGCGCAAGTCGAAGCCCCCGGCGCGAACGACAACGCCAGCGGTTCGGCGCTGGTGCTGGAAGCGGCGCGAGTGCTCAGCGAGCGGCAGTTCCCGACCACCATCGTCTATGCGCTGCTCTCCGGTGAGGAGCAGGGACTCTATGGCGGACGCCTGCTGGCCGAATATGCGCGCGAGCAAGGCTGGACGGTGAAAGCCGTGCTCAACAACGATATTGTCGGCGGGTCCTGCGGCAGCGACGGTGTGTGCGATGCCGCGCACGTGCGGGTCTTCTCCGAAGGCACCCGCGCCGACGCCGATGACGCAACGCGCGCGCGGATGCGTAGCATGGGCGGCGGCAACGACAGCCCGAGCCGCAATCTCTCGCGCTGGGTCGATAGTCTTGCAGAGAATGGCGCGGAGGAACTCGACGTCCGGCAGGTCTGGCGCAGTGACCGGATGGGGCGGGGCGGGGATCACATCCCGTTTCTGGAAGCCGGCTTCCCGGCGATCCGCTTCTCGGTCGCCATCGAGGATTACGAACACCAGCATCAGGACCTGCGGGTCGAGAACGGGGTGACCTATGGCGATACGGCAGACGAGATGGACTTCGCCTATCTCGCCAGCGTCACCCGCCTGAACATTGCCGCCGCCGACGCACTCGCCCGTGCGCCGATGCCGCCGGTGGTTCAGATGGACGGCGTGGTGCGCGCCGATGTGCTGCTCGAGTGGCTGCCGGTGGAAGGTGCAGCCAGCTACAACGTTTGGCGCCGGGCCACCGACGCGCGCGACTGGACCTTGCGCGACACGCTGGTCAGCGATCCCGGAGCGGACCTCAACAGCCTGACGCTGTCCCCCGATCGCGGCGACGACTGGATCTTCGGCGTCAGCGCGGTGGCGGCGGACGGGGCCGAAAGTCCGGTCGCCAGCGCCGTGCCGGGCGGGGACTTTTACCCACTGCCGGTCGACAGCGCCGAGTAA
- a CDS encoding Zn-dependent oligopeptidase — protein sequence MKHFALALLATTALAAPAQAADVYGLFGPIMHDPSPGQIAERCDYYLNQIDLRRDALAGDADAATVPNTLERFDDIVALSQGAGGEMELYQQVLATPEARAAGGECSVRIASLNSEIGLSRPIFERLSALDASAEDRVVQDYLAETLATFRRSGVALDDAGRARVQEINGELAEITTVFARNIAEDVRTIEVSPAELAGLPDDFITSREVGANGMITLTTASTDYQPVMTYADSDDLRRRYSELYGQRAYPMNEEPLRRMFTLRQELATLTGYPNYAAWQFENRMLNTPEQVTDLIATTVEAARPVAEADYAQTLAVLQTIDPAATRIEPWQVGWLSPKVQQANYDFDPQEARQYFAYDNVRDGIFALTQRLFGVEVRAWDTPLWHESVEAFELVENGAVIGRFYLDSHPRPGKYTHANVVPLYPGDPDGGVPVAALVQNLPRGDHSTGLMEHGQVETFLHEFGHILHVMFGNAHEYTGSGVFGVEWDFIEAPSQMLENWVYDYDTLATFAVNAEGETIPRDLVERMNRARYFNQGMGEMTQLGLSNVSLNFYTRPVPADLGAATRQWRNEYSLIPVSETSQMQTSFGHLDGYGAAYYTYGWSRVISTDLFSRFLAEGITNPETASDYRTLILAPGGTKPAAELVRDFLGRDISLDAFRAELERGLPEE from the coding sequence ATGAAGCACTTCGCCTTGGCATTGCTGGCCACCACCGCGCTCGCCGCACCCGCGCAGGCAGCAGACGTCTACGGCCTGTTCGGCCCGATCATGCACGACCCCTCCCCCGGCCAGATCGCCGAGCGGTGCGATTATTATCTCAACCAGATCGATCTGCGCCGCGATGCGCTGGCAGGCGATGCCGACGCGGCCACGGTTCCCAACACGCTCGAACGCTTCGATGACATTGTGGCGCTGAGCCAGGGCGCAGGCGGCGAGATGGAGCTCTACCAGCAGGTTCTCGCCACGCCGGAAGCGCGCGCTGCCGGGGGCGAATGTTCGGTGCGGATCGCCTCGCTAAACAGCGAAATCGGCCTGTCGCGGCCGATCTTCGAACGGCTGTCGGCGCTCGATGCCTCCGCAGAGGACCGCGTGGTGCAGGATTACCTGGCCGAAACGCTCGCCACTTTCCGCCGCTCGGGCGTGGCGCTGGACGATGCGGGCCGCGCGCGGGTGCAGGAAATCAACGGCGAGCTGGCGGAAATCACCACCGTCTTCGCCCGCAACATCGCCGAAGATGTGCGCACGATCGAAGTGTCGCCCGCAGAACTGGCGGGCCTGCCGGACGATTTCATCACCTCGCGCGAAGTCGGCGCGAACGGGATGATCACCCTCACCACCGCTTCCACCGATTACCAGCCGGTGATGACCTATGCCGACAGCGACGATCTCCGCCGCCGTTATTCGGAGCTGTACGGCCAGCGCGCATACCCGATGAACGAGGAGCCGCTGCGCCGCATGTTCACTCTGCGGCAGGAGCTGGCAACGCTGACCGGCTACCCGAACTATGCCGCCTGGCAGTTCGAAAACCGGATGCTCAACACGCCGGAGCAGGTCACCGACCTGATCGCCACCACGGTCGAGGCAGCGCGCCCGGTGGCCGAGGCCGACTACGCGCAGACACTGGCGGTGCTCCAGACCATCGATCCGGCGGCGACCCGGATCGAACCGTGGCAGGTCGGCTGGCTCTCCCCCAAGGTGCAGCAGGCGAATTACGATTTCGATCCGCAGGAAGCGCGCCAGTATTTTGCCTATGACAACGTGCGCGACGGCATCTTTGCCCTCACCCAGCGGCTGTTCGGCGTGGAAGTACGGGCCTGGGATACGCCGCTGTGGCACGAATCGGTGGAAGCTTTCGAACTGGTTGAGAATGGCGCAGTGATCGGGCGCTTCTACCTCGACAGCCACCCCCGCCCCGGCAAGTACACCCATGCCAATGTCGTCCCGCTCTATCCCGGCGATCCGGATGGCGGCGTGCCGGTGGCGGCGCTGGTGCAGAACCTGCCCCGCGGCGATCATTCCACCGGGCTTATGGAGCACGGGCAGGTCGAGACCTTCCTCCACGAATTCGGCCACATCCTCCACGTGATGTTCGGCAATGCCCACGAATACACCGGCAGCGGCGTGTTCGGGGTGGAGTGGGACTTCATCGAAGCCCCGTCGCAGATGCTGGAAAACTGGGTCTACGATTACGATACGCTCGCCACTTTCGCGGTGAACGCGGAAGGCGAGACGATCCCGCGCGATCTGGTCGAGCGGATGAATCGGGCGCGCTATTTCAACCAGGGCATGGGAGAAATGACACAGTTGGGCCTGAGCAACGTGTCGCTCAACTTCTACACCCGGCCGGTGCCTGCGGATCTGGGTGCAGCGACGCGCCAGTGGCGCAACGAATACAGCCTCATCCCGGTTTCCGAAACGTCCCAGATGCAGACGAGTTTCGGCCACCTCGATGGCTATGGCGCTGCGTATTACACTTATGGCTGGAGCCGGGTGATCTCGACCGACCTGTTCAGCCGCTTCCTTGCGGAAGGGATCACCAATCCGGAAACCGCCAGCGATTACCGGACGCTGATACTGGCGCCCGGCGGCACCAAACCGGCGGCGGAACTGGTGCGCGATTTCCTCGGGCGCGACATTTCGCTCGATGCGTTCCGTGCCGAGCTGGAGCGGGGGCTGCCGGAGGAATAG
- a CDS encoding DUF805 domain-containing protein, with protein MLFLIIAQFVVGMLASVPLLASGMGSAFEAAQSGADPSQLEAQMMAGMADGLAATVWISVATAALTALLLVASFVRRLHDVGQPGYWAAIPLVTQAAALWASIGSVDKVREMMLSAQSAAELQAMQGEVAGDPLNYVGWLGYLVIIVFGIMKSQEGTNPYGLPPAA; from the coding sequence GTGCTGTTCCTGATTATCGCGCAATTCGTGGTGGGAATGTTGGCCAGCGTGCCGCTGCTGGCCTCTGGGATGGGATCGGCCTTCGAAGCCGCGCAGTCCGGGGCGGATCCGTCACAGCTAGAGGCGCAGATGATGGCGGGCATGGCGGACGGCCTTGCCGCTACAGTCTGGATTTCGGTCGCCACTGCCGCCCTTACTGCATTGCTGCTGGTGGCGTCATTCGTTCGCCGCCTGCACGATGTCGGCCAGCCGGGATATTGGGCTGCAATTCCGCTGGTAACGCAAGCCGCTGCACTGTGGGCAAGCATCGGTTCGGTCGATAAGGTCCGCGAGATGATGCTCTCCGCGCAATCGGCAGCGGAATTGCAGGCGATGCAGGGAGAGGTCGCCGGCGATCCGCTCAACTATGTCGGCTGGCTCGGCTACCTCGTGATTATCGTCTTTGGCATCATGAAGTCGCAGGAAGGCACCAACCCGTATGGCCTGCCCCCGGCCGCCTGA
- a CDS encoding proline--tRNA ligase has product MSAIRHALNTKREDDFAAWYQEVIAAADMAEESGVRGCMVIKPWGYGIWERMQRLLDNRIKAAGIQNAYFPLFIPLANFAREAEHVEGFAKEMAVVTHHRLIADGKGGLIPDPSAKLEEPLVVRPTSETIIGDAMSRWVQSWRDLPLKLNQWANVVRWEMRTRMFLRTSEFLWQEGHTAHATAEEAKAETMRALEMYRAFAEEDVALPVIAGEKPENERFPGARETWSIEAMMQDGKALQAGTSHYLGTSFAEASNIRYQDKEGAQALAHTASWGVSTRMVGAMIMAHGDDDGLRVPPALAPQQVVILPMLRERPEDDALLAWCEELRAMLAGQAALGEPLRVLLDTRPGKAAAKRWDWVRRGAPVIIEVGSRDMENGVVSLLRRDALWDMATGKPAFQAPSRELAVQTVPSILADIQNALFTEAQDRRDANIVRDMTDLDALAAYFGGDRKYPGWVEVQWSKPTGEGLKAVEEQLKAHKLTFRNVPMHALPAEGRCIFTGAPAVERIFVARAY; this is encoded by the coding sequence ATGTCCGCCATCCGCCACGCCCTGAATACCAAGCGCGAGGACGATTTTGCCGCCTGGTACCAAGAGGTTATCGCCGCTGCCGACATGGCAGAGGAATCGGGGGTGCGCGGTTGCATGGTGATCAAGCCGTGGGGCTATGGCATCTGGGAACGGATGCAACGGCTGCTCGACAACCGTATCAAGGCTGCGGGCATCCAGAACGCCTATTTCCCGCTGTTCATCCCGCTCGCCAATTTCGCCCGCGAGGCCGAGCATGTTGAAGGCTTTGCCAAGGAAATGGCAGTCGTTACCCATCACCGGCTGATTGCGGACGGGAAGGGCGGGCTGATCCCCGATCCCTCCGCCAAGCTGGAAGAGCCGCTGGTCGTGCGGCCAACCTCCGAAACGATCATCGGCGACGCGATGAGCCGCTGGGTGCAGAGCTGGCGCGACCTGCCGCTCAAGCTGAACCAGTGGGCAAACGTGGTCCGCTGGGAAATGCGCACGCGGATGTTCCTGCGCACCAGCGAATTCCTCTGGCAGGAAGGCCACACCGCCCACGCCACTGCGGAAGAGGCGAAAGCGGAAACCATGCGCGCGCTGGAAATGTACCGCGCCTTTGCCGAGGAAGACGTCGCCCTGCCGGTGATCGCGGGCGAGAAACCGGAGAACGAGCGGTTCCCCGGTGCGCGCGAGACATGGTCGATCGAAGCGATGATGCAGGACGGCAAGGCGCTCCAGGCGGGTACCAGCCACTATCTCGGCACCAGCTTCGCCGAGGCCTCGAACATCCGCTATCAGGACAAGGAAGGCGCGCAGGCGCTGGCGCATACCGCCAGCTGGGGCGTCTCCACCCGCATGGTCGGCGCGATGATCATGGCGCATGGCGACGATGACGGACTGCGAGTGCCCCCCGCGCTCGCTCCCCAGCAGGTAGTGATCCTGCCGATGTTGCGCGAAAGGCCGGAAGACGATGCCTTGCTGGCGTGGTGCGAGGAACTGCGCGCCATGCTCGCCGGGCAGGCGGCGCTGGGCGAACCCCTGCGCGTGCTGCTCGACACCCGGCCTGGCAAGGCCGCCGCCAAGCGGTGGGACTGGGTGCGGCGTGGTGCGCCGGTGATTATCGAAGTCGGATCGCGCGATATGGAAAATGGAGTGGTCAGCTTGCTGCGCCGCGATGCGCTGTGGGATATGGCAACCGGAAAGCCGGCGTTCCAAGCCCCTTCGCGTGAACTTGCGGTGCAAACCGTTCCTTCGATCCTCGCAGATATCCAGAACGCCTTATTCACCGAGGCGCAGGACCGGCGCGATGCGAACATCGTCCGCGACATGACCGATCTCGACGCGCTCGCCGCCTACTTCGGCGGGGATCGCAAGTATCCCGGCTGGGTCGAGGTACAGTGGTCGAAGCCTACCGGTGAGGGTTTGAAGGCGGTCGAAGAACAGCTGAAAGCGCACAAGCTCACATTCCGCAACGTGCCAATGCACGCCCTTCCTGCCGAAGGTCGGTGTATCTTCACTGGCGCACCAGCAGTGGAGCGGATATTCGTCGCGCGCGCTTACTGA
- the phaR gene encoding polyhydroxyalkanoate synthesis repressor PhaR: MADKADKGSEPVIIKKYANRRLYNTRSSSYITLDDLAVMVREGVDFQVLDAKTGNDITHSILTQIIMEEEASGEHMLPVSFLRQLIGMYGNSMQAMMPPYLEAAMANFQTNQSKLQDAFKASIGPDAFTRMAETNMAMFQAAAKAFMPGAGGNGPAPAPTASESKGGEDIDALRAQMAEMQRKLDKLGE; encoded by the coding sequence ATGGCCGATAAGGCTGACAAAGGCTCCGAACCGGTCATCATCAAGAAGTACGCCAACCGTCGGCTCTACAACACCCGTTCCTCCAGCTACATCACGCTGGACGATCTGGCGGTGATGGTGCGTGAGGGTGTGGATTTCCAGGTGCTCGATGCAAAGACGGGCAACGATATCACCCATTCGATTCTGACCCAGATCATCATGGAGGAAGAAGCGAGCGGCGAACATATGCTGCCGGTCAGCTTCCTGCGCCAGTTGATCGGGATGTACGGCAATTCGATGCAGGCGATGATGCCTCCCTATCTCGAAGCGGCGATGGCCAACTTCCAGACCAACCAGAGCAAGCTGCAGGACGCGTTCAAGGCCAGTATCGGCCCCGATGCCTTCACCCGGATGGCCGAAACCAACATGGCGATGTTCCAGGCTGCAGCGAAGGCTTTCATGCCGGGTGCAGGGGGCAATGGTCCCGCGCCTGCGCCAACGGCGAGTGAAAGCAAGGGCGGCGAGGATATCGACGCACTGCGAGCACAGATGGCGGAAATGCAGCGCAAGTTGGACAAACTGGGCGAGTAG